Proteins from one Telopea speciosissima isolate NSW1024214 ecotype Mountain lineage chromosome 1, Tspe_v1, whole genome shotgun sequence genomic window:
- the LOC122645879 gene encoding transcription factor MYB59-like: protein MVMAPEETRKGPWTEQDDLQLMCFVSLFGDRRWDSIAKVSGLNRTGKSCRLRWVNYLHPGLKRGRMTPQEERLVLELHSQWGNRWSRIARRLPGRTDNEIKNYWRTHMRKKAQERKRGICRPPSSSSSNSLSPTSQDSTSVVTNSLAESHLMMEGSLHENGVNINSTTDGDLDLEEVAKGYYSMDEIWKDIDQLMEEDVSSGSGGQVYDEGDNQQGRKEEEDGMCSSSFSLCPQTPLMASPPSWNYCSDSLWRMDDQENIKIWLPIINDHFVSKY, encoded by the exons ATGGTAATGGCACCTGAAGAAACTCGAAAAGGTCCGTGGACAGAGCAAGATGACCTTCAACTGATGTGCTTCGTGAGCTTATTCGGTGATCGTCGTTGGGATTCCATAGCCAAAGTTTCAG GTCTGAACAGAACAGGAAAGAGTTGTAGGTTACGATGGGTTAATTACCTTCACCCAGGCCTCAAACGTGGAAGGATGACTCCTCAAGAAGAGCGCCTCGTCCTTGAACTTCATTCCCAATGGGGCAATAG ATGGTCCAGAATTGCTCGGAGACTACCGGGGCGAACTGATAATGAGATAAAGAACTATTGGAGGACGCACATGAGGAAGAAAGCACAAGAGAGAAAACGAGGTATATGTCGTCCGCCTTCATCGTCTTCTTCGAACAGTTTGTCACCAACGTCACAAGATTCTACATCGGTGGTTACTAATTCTTTGGCTGAAAGCCATCTGATGATGGAAGGAAGCTTGCATGAGAACGGTGTTAATATTAATAGTACTACTGATGGTGATTTGGATTTGGAAGAAGTTGCAAAAGGTTATTACTCCATGGATGAAATATGGAAGGATATAGACCAGCTGATGGAAGAAGACGTGAGCAGTGGATCTGGAGGACAAGTTTATGATGAGGGAGATAATCAGCAGGGacgtaaagaagaagaagatgggatgTGCAGTAGTAGTTTCTCATTATGTCcacaaactccattaatggcttctcctccttcttggAACTACTGTTCAGATTCACTGTGGAGGATGGATGATCAAGAAAACATCAAGATCTGGCTGCCCATCATTAATGATCATTTTGTTTCCAAGTACTGA